A window of Silurus meridionalis isolate SWU-2019-XX chromosome 4, ASM1480568v1, whole genome shotgun sequence contains these coding sequences:
- the chd4b gene encoding chromodomain-helicase-DNA-binding protein 4 isoform X2 → MSGSEEENAELFGSRSVLHDVGAEEHTPEIEPSKSKKKKKAKKSKESRSSKRQKAVREEVMVSSPEAREAVRMMEEEEDEDEEEERAVRSDSEGSDYAPSKKKKKKSSSSSKDRKKTDKSGGGRNKLKVHDPDEEDEEDDDDIGQGPKSSSQLLAEWGMKDIDYTFTQEDYQTLTNYKAFSQMIRPLIAARNPKIAVSKMMMVLGAKWREFSTNNPLKGSANACLAPQTGEIVTTPGGVELTAPKAPSMVTTSSSPLGAATTQQPVPAAPPIRKAKTKEGKGPNARRKTKPKPQDKKAKAKKVAPLKIKLAAFKRKRSSSGEEDDGESDFDGFSVSDGSSRSSRTKSKKLKAAKKKKKVNEEGDGYETDHQDYCEVCQQGGEIILCDTCPRAYHMVCLDPDMEKAPEGTWSCPHCEKEGIQWEAREESSEAEEENDRGMRDDGVMEEEEEDDHHMEYCRVCKDGGELLCCDTCPSSYHLHCLNPPLPEIPNGEWICPRCRCPPLKGKVQKVLTWRWGEAPPPIPVPRPPDLPTDAPDPPPLVGRKEREFFVKWCNMSYWHCSWVQELQLELNCQVMFRNFQRKTDMEEPPSIDQAECDDNKSMRRKSKDPLYARMDDQFGRYGVKMEWLLIQRILNHSVDKKSNAVHYLIKWRDLPYDQSSWESEDTDIPDYDTYKQHYWNHREMMIGDEGRPGKKLKKVKVRKIEKPPVNPVVDPTVKFDRQPEYLDLTGGTLHPYQLEGLNWLRFSWSQGTDTILADEMGLGKTVQTAVFLYSLFKEGHSKGPFLVSAPLSTIINWEREFEMWAPDMYVVTYVGDKDSRAVIRENEFSFENHAIRGGKKASKMKKEAAVKFHVLLTSYELITIDQAVLGSIDWACLVVDEAHRLKNNQSKFFRVLNNYPLQHKLLLTGTPLQNNLEELFHLLNFLTPERFNNLEGFLEEFADIAKEDQIKKLHDMLGPHMLRRLKADVFKHMPSKTELIVRVELSTMQKKYYKYILTRNFEALNTRGGGNQVSLLNVVMDLKKCCNHPYLFPTAAIEAPKMPNGMYEGGALTKSSGKLLLLCKMLRKLKVEGHRVLIFSQMTKMLDLLEDFLENEGYKYERIDGGVTGVMRQEAIDRFNAPGAPQFVFLLSTRAGGLGINLATADTVIIYDSDWNPHNDIQAFSRAHRIGQNRKVMIYRFVTKASVEERITQVAKKKMMLTHLVVRPGLGSKAGSMSKQELDDILKFGTEQLFKDDPGEGDNKEEDSSVIHYDDKAIDKLLDRNQDATDDTELQSMNEYLSSFKVAQYVVKDEEDEEEVDREIIKQEESVDPDYWEKLLRHHYEQQQEVLASHLGKGKRPRKPVNYNDCSQEERDWHDDQSDNQSDYSVASEEGDEDFDERSEVNNRRPSRKGLRNDKEKPLPPLLARVGGNIEVLGFNSRQRKAFLNAVMRYGMPPQDAFTTQWLVRDLRGKSEKEFKAYVSLFMRHLCEPGADGAETFADGVPREGLSRQHVLTRIGVMSLIRKKVQEFEHVNGQWSMPWMKELEENKRAAAVAMGDDPKTPSTDTPGDTQPNTPAAEELSKGEESEREMEDKMEGEGDKDRRKISMQDDEVIEIPDDGETNPSPEKTVTGQEIEGESTSSSLEKDGGVKDTEGEKDKEKDGEKEESSTCSLKNEVVKAERSEVASTLDSSQTKEESREEKSEKPDSNPTEEEKREVKEEKDGVKPEESRMNGDDGGVDSEEKKKHVKQRFMFNIADGGFTELHSLWQNEERAATVTKKTYDIWHRRHDYWLLAGIIQHGYARWQDVQNDPRFSILNQPFKGEMSRGNFLEIKNKFLARRFKLLEQALVIEEQLRRAAYLNMSEDQSHPSMALNTRFSEVECLAESHQHLSKESMMGNKPANAVLHKVLKQLEELLSDMKADVTRLPATIARIPPVAVRLQMSERSILSRLASRGAEVTQTQAPH, encoded by the exons ATGTCAGGAAGTGAAGAGGAGAACGCAGAGCTGTTTGGATCCAGGAGTGTGTTACATG ATGTTGGAGCAGAGGAGCACACACCTGAGATAGAACCTTCAAAAtccaagaagaagaaaaaagcaaagaagAGTAAAGAGAGTAGGAGCAGTAAACGGCAAAAAGCTGTCAgagag GAGGTGATGGTGAGCTCTCCCGAAGCTCGGGAGGCTGTGCGGATgatggaagaggaggaggatgaagatgaagaggaagagcGGGCTGTGCGATCAGACAGCGAGGGGAGCGATTATGCTCccagcaagaagaagaagaagaaatccaGCTCCTCGTCTaaagacaggaaaaaaacagataagAGTGGCGGAGGGAGAAACAAACTGAAGGTTCACGACCCGGACGAAGAagatgaggaagatgatgatgatattggaCAG GGGCCGAAATCTTCGTCCCAGCTCCTGGCTGAGTGGGGGATGAAGGATATTGACTACACCTTCACACAGGAGGACTATCAAACACTTACCAACTACAAAGCCTTCAGTCAGATGATCAG GCCTCTGATTGCAGCACGGAATCCAAAAATCGCTGTGTcaaagatgatgatggtttTGGGAGCAAAGTGGCGTGAGTTCAGCACCAACAATCCCTTAAAAGGGTCTGCGAATGCTTGCCTTGCCCCTCAGACTGGTGAGATTGTGACTACACCTGGAGGGGTGGAACTAACAGCACCTAAGGCTCCTTCCATGGtaacaacatcatcatcacccttaGGGGCAGCAACAACACAACAGCCAGTGCCTGCTGCACCACCAATTCGCAAAGCTAAGACCAAAGAAGGCAaag gcCCTAATGCTCGCAGGAAGACAAAGCCCAAACCACAGGATAAGAAAGCTAAAGCAAAGAAAGTGGCACCACTCAAAATAAAACTGGCCGCATTTAAGAGGAAAAGATCATCA AGTGGTGAAGAAGATGACGGTGAAAGCGATTTTGATGGTTTTTCGGTGAGTGATGGGTCAAGCCGCAGCAGCCGCACAAAGAGCAAAAAGTTAAAGGCCgccaagaagaaaaagaaag TGAATGAAGAAGGAGACGGGTATGAGACAGATCACCAGGATTACTGTGAGGTGTGTCAGCAGGGCGGGGAGATCATCCTGTGTGACACGTGTCCCAGAGCCTATCACATGGTGTGTCTGGACCCTGACATGGAGAAAGCGCCTGAGGGCACATGGAGCTGCCCCCACTGT GAGAAGGAGGGGATCCAGTGGGAGGCACGTGAGGAGAGCTCAGAAGCTGAGGAGGAGAATGATAGAGGAATGAGGGATGATGGCGTgatggaggaggaagaggaggatgatcATCACATGGAGTACTGTCGGGTGTGTAAGGATGGAGGAGAGCTGCTGTGCTGTGATACCTGTCCATCATCTTATCACCTGCACTGTCTGAATCCCCCCCTACCTGAAATTCCCAATGGAGAGTGGATCTGTCCCCGCTGCAGG TGTCCCCCTCTGAAGGGAAAAGTCCAGAAAGTCCTGACATGGCGTTGGGGTGAAGCCCCACCTCCTATTCCAGTGCCCCGCCCACCCGATCTTCCAACCGACGCCCCTGATCCACCTCCTCTGGTTGGCCGAAAGGAAAGAGAGTTTTTCGTAAAGTGGTGCAACATGTCATATTGGCACTGCTCATGGGTCCAGGAattacag TTGGAGCTGAACTGTCAGGTGATGTTCCGTAACTTTCAGCGTAAGACTGATATGGAGGAGCCCCCGAGTATAGATCAGGCTGAGTGCGATGATAATAAGAGCATGAGGAGAAAGAGTAAAGACCCACTTTACGCTCGCATGGACGATCAGTTCGGACGCTACGGAGTGAAAATGGAGTGGCTACTGATCCAGCGCATCCTTAACCACAG TGTGGATAAGAAGAGTAACGCTGTTCATTACCTGATTAAATGGAGAGATCTGCCATATGATCAGTCATCCTGGGAAAGTGAGGACACGGACATCCCTGATTATGACACATATAAACAGCACTACTGGAATCACAG AGAGATGATGATTGGTGATGAGGGCAGACCAGGCAAGAAGCTGAAGAAAGTGAAAGTGCGAAAGATAGAAAAACCTCCGGTGAACCCTGTGGTAGAT CCAACAGTGAAGTTTGACAGACAGCCGGAGTATCTGGATTTGACTGGGGGGACATTACACCCCTATCAGCTGGAGGGACTCAACTGGCTGCGGTTCTCCTGGTCTCAGGGCACAGACACCATCCTTGCCGATGAGATGGGCCTCGGCAAGACCGTACAGACTGCAGTCTTCCTGTACTCACTTTTCAAAGAA ggtcaCTCTAAAGGCCCTTTCCTGGTGAGCGCTCCTCTCTCCACTATCATTAACTGGGAACGTGAGTTTGAGATGTGGGCTCCAGACATGTACGTTGTCACGTATGTGGGTGATAAAGACAGTCGAGCCGTGATCCGTGAGAATGAATTCAGCTTTGAGAATCATGCCATCCGTGGAGGAAAGAAGGCATCCAAGATGAAG AAAGAGGCAGCGGTGAAGTTCCACGTGTTGTTGACATCCTACGAGTTGATTACAATCGATCAGGCTGTGTTGGGATCTATAGACTGGGCATGTCTCGTAGTGGATGAAGCCCATCGCCTAAAGAACAACCAGTCCAAG ttTTTCAGGGTGTTGAATAATTATCCGCTGCAACATAAATTGTTGTTAACGGGAACTCCGTTGCAGAACAACCTGGAGGAACTGTTCCACCTGCTCAACTTTCTCACTCCTGAGAGGttcaa taaTCTAGAAGGGTTTCTGGAGGAGTTTGCAGACATAGCTAAGGAGGATCAGATTAAGAAGCTGCATGACATGTTGGGACCTCACATGCTGCGGCGTCTTAAAGCCGACGTCTTCAAACACATGCCGTCTAAAACCGAGCTCATTGTCCGAGTTGAGCTCAGCACCATGCAGAA gaaatATTACAAGTACATCCTCACACGTAACTTTGAAGCTCTGAACACACGTGGTGGTGGGAACCAGGTGTCCCTCCTGAACGTGGTGATGGATCTGAAAAAGTGCTGTAACCACCCCTACCTGTTCCCTACGGCCGCTATT GAAGCCCCTAAAATGCCCAATGGGATGTATGAAGGTGGGGCTCTTACAAAGTCTTCTGGGAAATTACTGCTGCTGTGTAAGATGCTAAGGAAGCTGAAAGTGGAAGGACACAGAGTACTCATCTTCTCACAG ATGACGAAGATGTTGGATTTACTAGAGGATTTCCTGGAGAATGAGGGATATAAATATGAACGGATTGATGGAGGGGTGACGGGGGTGATGAGACAGGAGGCCATCGACAGGTTCAACG CTCCTGGAGCTCCTcagtttgtgtttctgctctcTACACGAGCAGGGGGTTTAGGAATTAACCTGGCAACCGCAGACACCGTCATCATCTATGACTCCGACTGGAACCCACACAATGACATTCAG GCGTTCAGCAGGGCTCACCGTATCGGTCAGAACAGGAAGGTGATGATCTATCGCTTTGTCACTAAGGCgtctgtggaggagagaatcaCTCAG GTggcaaagaagaagatgatgctAACTCACTTAGTGGTTCGTCCTGGTTTGGGCTCAAAAGCAGGCTCCATGTCCAAACAGGAACTGGATGATATTTTAAAATTTGGCACTGAGCAGCTGTTTAAAGACGACCcaggagaag GTGATAACAAGGAGGAGGACAGCAGTGTGATTCACTATGATGATAAAGCCATTGATAAACTGCTGGACCGAAACCAGGACGCCACTGATGACACAGAGCTGCAGAGCATGAATGAATACCTGAGCTCGTTTAAAGTGGCCCAGTATGTGGTAAAAGATGAGGAAGAcgag gaggaagTGGACAGGGAGATCATAAAGCAGGAGGAGAGTGTGGATCCAGATTACTGGGAGAAGTTACTGCGTCATCATTACGAGCAGCAGCAGGAGGTGTTGGCCAGTCACCTGGGGAAAGGCAAAAGGCCTCGCAAACCTGTCAACTACAACGACTGCTCACAGGAGGAACGAG ATTGGCATGACGACCAGTCTGACAACCAATCGGATTATTCCGTGGCCTCGGAGGAGGGAGATGAGGACTTCGACGAGCGCTCCGAag TGAACAACCGCAGGCCGAGTCGTAAAGGTCTTAGGAATGATAAAGAGAAGCCACTCCCCCCCCTGCTGGCCAGAGTGGGCGGGAACATTGAG GTGTTGGGTTTTAACTCGCGTCAGAGGAAGGCCTTCCTTAATGCAGTAATGCGTTATGGGATGCCTCCACAGGATGCCTTCACCACACAGTGGCTCGTCCGAGACCTGAGGGGCAAATCTGAGAAAGAGTTcaa ggcaTATGTCTCCCTGTTCATGCGCCACCTTTGTGAACCGGGTGCTGATGGTGCAGAGACCTTTGCTGATGGAGTTCCTCGCGAAGGGTTGTCACGGCAACATGTCCTTACACGCATCGGTGTGATGTCGCTGATCCggaagaag GTTCAAGAGTTTGAACATGTGAATGGTCAGTGGTCGATGCCATGGATGAAGGAGCTCGAGGAGAATAAAAGAGCAGCTGCTGTTGCTATGGGCGATGACCCCAAAACACCCTCTACTGATACACCTGGAGACACACAACCCAACACACCTGCAGCAG AGGAGCTATCCAAAGGGGAGGAGTCAGAACGAGAGATGGAGGACAagatggagggagagggagaCAAAGACAGAAGGAAAATCAGCATGCAGGATGATgag GTGATTGAGATTCCTGATGATGGAGAGACCAACCCAAGCCCGGAGAAGACAGTAACAGGACAGGAGATTGAGGGAGAGAGCACATCGTCCTCACTGGAAAAGGATGGAGGGGTAAAGGacacagagggagaaaaagataaagagaaggatggagaaaaagaggagagcTCTACATGTTCTCTAAAAAATGAAGTGGTCAAAGCGGAAAGGTCAGAGGTTGCCAGCACCCTAGATTCTTCTCAGACCAAAG aAGAGAGCCGTGAGGAGAAGAGTGAAAAACCAGACAGCAACCCAacagaggaggagaaaagag aagtgaaggaggagaaggatggTGTGAAACCGGAAGAGTCTCGGATGaatggagatgatggaggagtGGACagtgaggagaagaaaaaacatgttaaacagAGGTTCATGTTCAACATCGCTGATGGAGGATTCacag AGCTCCACTCTCTGTGGCAGAACGAGGAGAGAGCTGCCACCGTCACTAAGAAGACTTATGATATTTGGCACCGTCGCCATGACTACTGGCTCCTGGCCGGCATCATACA ACACGGCTACGCTCGCTGGCAGGACGTTCAGAATGACCCGCGTTTCTCTATCCTCAATCAGCCCTTTAAAGGGGAGATGAGCCGAGGGAACTTCCTGGAAAtcaaaaacaaattccttgcTCGCAGAttcaag ttgttggAGCAGGCACTGGTAATAGAGGAGCAGTTGCGCAGAGCTGCGTATCTGAACATGAGTGAGGACCAGTCTCACCCCTCTATGGCCCTGAACACACGTTTCAGTGAGGTGGAGTGTTTAGCTGAGTCTCACCAACACTTGAGTAAAGAGAGCATGATGGGAAATAAACCTGCTAATGCTGTACTGCACAAAG TACTTAAACAGTTGGAGGAGTTGCTTAGCGACATGAAGGCTGATGTCACTCGTCTCCCAGCGACCATCGCCCGGATTCCGCCGGTTGCCGTGCGATTACAGATGTCTGAGCGCAGCATTCTGAGCCGTCTGGCCAGTCGGGGGGCAGAGGTCACCCAGACTCAGGCACCCCACTGA